TTCCGCAGTCTAATTTTTTAAACGTCCAGAGAGACAGATTAGTCGATATTGTCTGGTCTTGCTGCGTTTCTCATGTAGTTTCACTGCTGAAGGTAACTGTGCATTCTGATGTATCTCTGCTAACGTCTGCTGGCATCAAGTATCATGAACTCTCCACAGCAAATTGTGTGGAAGTGAGGCAATGAACTTCCCCACTCTGCTCCAAATCTATTCTTCTGATACCCCTACTCCTCTTCTGTGAAATTGGGACAGTTTTCTTCTGAaatgtgtatgtttttttttttttatagagaCTAATGAAGGAAACTGAACTTTTTCAAAGCAAGGAGCTCATGGTTCTGTCTCACAAGCAATTCATCTGCACAGCAGAATCCAACGTAAGACAGACATTGTTAGACCTCATCCTCAGGAGCTGGTAAAGTCCGACCTGATCCATTTAAATTGACCTTGGGCCACATCTTAGTTTGGGAATTATGTGTCACTGTACATCTACATGAAGGTTTGGTAACGGGTGGGCCTGCAGTTTGTGTAAGCAGGGTGTGTAATTTAAGAAGGTTTAAGCGCTTTTTGGGGCAGAAAGTGCTCTTGTGTTAAGATTGTCCCTCACATATTTATGGTGTTTCCTACAGAAAGTCTTCTTCAGGAAATGACACCATCATTCAACCAGTCTATATCGATCTCATGTACTAGTAATTACAAATGAATATCCccccttcatcatcatcatcatcatcataatcatcatcttcatctgtcatgtttacatgtttttacatgtttttatttgtcGTGGGTATTTCTAATAGGGGGCGTTCAGCTAGTAGCTGTTCCATTATGGGTCTTCGACATCCAGGAAGTCAGTTTTGGGCGGGGCCATCCCGCGGTACCAGGAGCAGGAGCCGTCGCTCCTCTTGATGCAGGAGTAGTGCTTGGCCTGATCCCCGCTGACAGTCTTCTCCATCAGCCAGTCTGTCCACAGACACTCCTCTGGGGTGCTGATAGTGCAGGGCAAGGAGATGCACCGTGTGATCTGAgttggggggagtggggggagggCAAAGAACAGGGATGAGGGAGAGATGAGAACAGGGTTAAATAAGGGATGGGGCCAGATATGGGGTAGGAGAAAGATTGCCAAATATAGAACGATTTGTAGCCATAAATAAAAGGTTCTGAGTAGCTGTATCTGCATACATTCCTGACACCAGCGGGACACTGTAACCAATTACGGcaacatttatataatttacagtatgtgtctgcaaACCCCTGCACCTGCTCTACAAACCCCCAGGTTGAAGACCATGGTTTCCTTCATAAATGTTGCAATAtctaaataaaataaccacTCCCACACATCCTGTTTAGCCACTCCCACACATCCTGTTTAGCCACACCCACACATCCTGTTTAGCCACACCCATACCTTGCACCCACAGCCCATCTCATAGCGCTGGATTAAGCTCTTCTTCTGTGTGACACTCAGAGTTTCCCAGGGAACAATGAAGTCACAAAGGGTCACGTGCATGGTGCCTGCTCCTTCTGCTTTGCCTACAGAAGACAGGAACAGAGAAGCATTTGTCCCTAGTGGTGTTATTCACCCTTATTTGTCATTTACTGTTGTTTGTCATCAATGGCTGTACCTAGCCCTGCAATCTTGTACTGAATTTGTAGTTGGGTGACAGATGGTTGGATTAGATACTGAAGATGATACATACTCCCTTTTAATTTCCATTGTTCTGTATTGCACACAACCTGGACCCATGAACCATTATACTGATGGTACAGTCGACCCTTccacatggaggggggggggggggttaggggcgCAGGCCCCCCTCAAGCTGGAAAAACCTTGTAAAACTTTTCTGGTCCCCTTGGCGAGCAAAGCGAAGTGGAAAGATTTGAGAAACGCAACATACAGAGATCTCTGCaagattctattctattctattctaatcATGTGACAGGCTGCTGTAAACACACTTGGTGTCCTCCAAATCAAcactgtatgtatattttatggatttatgagttactaaacttttttgtgttttttgctgGCCTTCAAGTGTCATTTGTGGCTTTTGCAGAACACCTAACTCAGTTTAATGACTTATGCCAACCCCATGATATATATCAAAACTGCGATGGGGAAAGTCGTGATGCAGAAGGGTGAACTGCATACTGACAGCTGGGCTGGTGGTCACATAGTGCAAAGTACTCAGACACTGAGGTCTAGAGCCTATTCAGCATGAAATGATCAATGATTCCTGTGATTTGGGTGTAATTTCTTCCAGCGTACCAACCTGATTAAACAAAAAGATGTACACAgcattgtatttttatatagcctGGGAAAATACCCTTGGCAGACCCAGCAGGAAGTTGGTAAATTCTGTTTTGAAGGCTGTTCGGTTCAGTTCAACGTGAGAATCTCACCTGCAATCAGATATTCCTTTTTGTCACTGTAATCCAGGGTTACCCCGCAGACAGATGAGGATGGAGCAGTGAGGACAGATTCAATGTCTTTGTCTGGCCCTTTAAACATCTGTCAAAAAGCCCAGAAGGAAAAGAGAAGAACCAATCAGCGGTCTGCATGCCGAACACCTGACCAGTGTCAGCTGACTGCTGAAGACCAAGAAATTAGGGTGATGTTAAAGAATAGTGTGTCGACACTGGTTACCTTGATCTGCTTGATCTCATACTGAGTCCTCTTGATGGGATTACCGTAGATGTCATTCCCAGAATTCACTTCTTTTCCACTAACTACCTTTGCTCTGATCACTGCAGAAACAAAGAAAAGCCACTGCATTGGTTTATTTTGGATTAGTTTTAGTTTGAGGTGGATGAGTCATTCCAAACACCTTCTCCGAAAACTGGGCTGTAATCTACACTATCCCAACAAGTCTTAGGACTTTCATAGTTATGAATAAAACATCTTTATTCCAAGATATCAGTAGCATGTTAGCCTGTGTTTGATTGTAATGCAAAAGTAAACGACCTAAAATCTGACATTATGTACTATTCCGTCTTAAGATAATAATCTCCCCTAACAGAGAAAGCTACCTTGGCTCTTTCCTAATGTGCCCCCCAGAACTTCTACAGTACAAATGCCAGGGTTCGAGTGTTGGCTAGTGCAAAGTGTCCAGATCATCTTTGGCAAACCGCACATACTCAGATTTTGCTTGACATGACATACAGGCCTTTTAAAAGCTACAGGAAGCCCGTAACCACAGTGTCTTCGCGCCATAATCCACCCAACAGCACCTGTCCCCCTGGAAAAGACAGGACTGCTGGAAGGACGGAGGGCAGCTAGATTCTTGGTCTTTCTACACCAGCCTCTGACTCCACATTTCAGTCACGTTGGGGTCGCCTCCACCCCAAAACTTACAGTCCAGCCGTGAAGCTTTCATTCAGCAGACTGCCCAGGTACCATCTCAATGGCGCAAGGCTGAACGAGCTACGCAATCTGGACGCAGACAGGAAGGAACCAGTCAGCAATTGCAGCATGAGCGACTGACTGCCCTTCCCCCACCCTTCCTTTTccgctgcccctcccccacctcccagGGCCTGTCAAGTCAGCTGACGCCCAGGTTAAATCGACTGAAGGTGCTGACACACGCAGCcatctgtctcccccccccaccccagtttcCTTGGTCCAGTAAGAAAGGCGATGAAAGAGGAGAAAGACTGGAGGAAAGAGCCCTTCCACTACTGCTGTTGGACCACCTGCCACAGGAGAGGGTCCACTGCACTGAGCCGATGGCCCAACCCTGGATTACTCATTAGTGAAAATACCGGCCGAAACGTGCATGTTCACTGGAGACGCTTCCCAGGAATCCTTCCCTACAAGAAGTGCTACACAGGAAACCACTCCATTCTCCAGATGACGACAGAGAGATGGCCAGACCCACCCTTCCGCActcccagaccccccccccccccccgaacttCCGCACACAGAGCACCTGCTCCCAACTCCACATCACCCTGTGTGTGAACATGTAAACCCCAAAAATAACACCTTTACCACCTTTTATGGGAATCTGAAAAATGGGATTATCACCGCAAACGGCTCTCTTAGGTTCTGTTGTATCCTGTGACAAAGTGtcttatggtgcttttccactgcatagcacggcacgacacggttcagttcagctcacttttgggggGTTTTCCACTGGGAACAGTACCTGGTACCTGGTCCTTTTTTTAGTACCACCTCAGCCGAGGTTCCAAGCGCGCCGAACCGTTACCAAAACGTGACGTGTAAACTCTACTGGTCACTGATTGGCCGGAGAAAATCGTCATTACTGCGTCACTGAACTTACGACACGAGACACAACAGACCCGCTAGATTTTTAGCACAGCCAGCGAAGGTTCGGACGCACCATCAACCTCTTTTGAAACAAACTCCTTCGtcttgctgttaaaaacatccacatgccgagaatgaagaacaccattccgtcgatatgctccattgttgtgtgtttgtttgtggcgcGTTTACGATGATGTCACGGCAGTAGAGGCGGCGCAACTATAACGACACGTGAATAATCCCGCCCACTCTAAAGCGGCACTAAACTGCAGTCGAAACACAAACCGAGCCGAACTGAGCCAAACCAAGGTGAGCTGTACTGAACCGTGctgtgccgtactatgcagtggaaaagcaccattagtTCAACTAtacttagtgtttttttctaaaacaaaatcaaaactATCATTTCCCTGCCTTCTACACATTTGGGTGGACAGTCAAACCTTTGAAGCCCTACTGGTCAGTTTTAAAGTCGGTGTCGTTGATGCTCTGCCTTTGTGCTGCAGTGCGATATATTAAAATGTTCCAGTCAGCCCACATTGTTGGGATGCATGGCTCAGGTACAAGGGGGGggttataattttaaaaaatcatttcaaTAATAAGGCCCAGATGTCTTTCCCTTTTGCGATGTTTCACTAAGCCCCCTCTCTCACTCCCCCTCACTCTAAATATGCGTAAAGTAAGTGTACGCAAAAGGAAGTCATTAACTGCGTGACCTTTTAGATGTTGATGAGCTACACACAGACTGAATACATTAAGcaaacctgggggggggggggggggggggggtgaagcagAAAGGGTCCCCTGCTTACGCTACAGGCCTGCATTCAATCCCCCACATTTCAAAGGCCCTGTGCAGACTCGGAATGCCCAAAGGTGAAGGGTCCCTGCAAGAACAGGACTGCGGCAGAGCATCAGAGCAGAGACTCCCGTGCGACAGGAAAGACTCACCCCCACCTGGACGGAAACAGTACCCTGAACTTTTGGTCCCTAGCTGGACTCAAGGCTACTGCCAGACAACATGGATCACAGAAATTGATTTGTCTGCATCCCAAACAGTGTACCATCCTCATTCGCTGCTCATTTGTGTATATAGCTGTAAAAAGGCAACATATTATGCTAGTGtgtgaaaaatgtaattaaaaattaCAAATTCAATTCAAGTTATAACTTGTCTGGCAGTTTCCAAAAACTATGCATGAAATCACAGCTAAAATCATCTTTTAGTGAAAAAGCTACTCTAGTCCAGCTTCCACTGAAAGTCGTCCCTTTCACTTATATTCCTGGGGAAACTGCCCTGAACTTTCCATAAACCTCAATTTAACAGATAGGAGTTTAATGGTTTGTGGAGGAGGGTTAGCcacagggggcagggaggtcatcAGCTCATCCCCCCAGACAAAACCGTTCTTTTATGACTCACAGCTAAAAAGTGCACATATGGTTCTGTGGGGAATGATGCTGACTCATTGTttcccaccaccccccaccccacccataTAGTCAACATCTTGAGGTCTGAACCATGGTAAATGAATACAGGAAATAAGTGGACGACTGACACAAGGGAGCATCTAAGACAGAAGACGACTGAAAGGTTTCAGCTGGCTATTTCGGTCACTCCCTAGTCTTTatttcccatcatgccctgCACTTTGGTGCAAGTGCTCCCTCCTACGTTTCCTGCAATTTAACATTCTCGGAGGGAGACAGAGACGTGCTTATCAAAAACTATGGCCTGCCAAGATCAACTGCTCAGTACACCTTTGAGATGAAAACACTCATGATTTCACAGcaacggaaaaaaaaataatagctgGGAGGACCCACTACGGTGGACGGTCGAAGAGTTTGCTACAGTTTGGAATGATAAACGGAAGAAGACTACATGGACATCTCGATGAAAGTTATGGACGGATAACACAAAAGATAAATCTGTGCCAGAGGTACCGAAAGACAAGCGTATGGAGGAAAACAGCAACAGGCCATGACACTGTTAGCATCACCACGACTGCGACTGGTTATGGCCTGGTCACGCTGGGCCGCCCTGGGAAACGGCTCACTGCTCTTTACCCATGAGCTCACTGCATAGGCCTTTACCAAGCAGAACTACAACGAGCCTGAGCTTAAGTACAGCAGTCAAAGAGTTTTTGTCAGGGTTAGGAGGAGCATTCTTGACCCTGAATGCTAACCATCGCACTCAACCCCACGGGCTGCAATGCAGATGTTAAAGCAGGCTCTTTAAGACTGGCTCTGTACCACTAAAAGAACGAATTATCTTGAATTACTGTAACATACATTTTAATACAACGTATCTAGTTTAGTAAAATAACATaaaacgctttacattaactgcaccttcataatgcattaatagAACATTCATACACAGCATGGAAGTATACCTTAACACCCTAACATGCTTttacagctttaatatacattaataacaaacatcattattataatcatacaatgtttgttattaatgtaaaataaagacgtttaggtatacttacatgttgcttatgaatgttctatgaatgtattataaaggcattatgaaggtgcagtaaATGCAAAGCATTACCAAATGTTATTTTGTAAAAATTTCATGCGTGCGCTTTTATTTACAcaattatttaaatatgaaaaGATTCTCTGTTGCTGTCTGTTCACGATAATAATTACTACCCAGAAACAAGCTTGCCACGTATAATTCCCGGCCCCCACAACACCCTATcctgacacccccctccccccagacaATTTCCCTAGTTAACCCCCCTGAGACAGTGGGCCTGCCTGGAAATGTTGCAAGGCTTTAATTAACTGtttttctaaaaatctattaTCTTCATTTAAAAACCTAAGACAGTAATAGTCACAAGTATTACCCTGGAAATGTCTTCACATGAGTAACAAACCCTAACAGGCGAATCACTGCTTTGGGCTCTTCATAATAACATTTTTAAGAAGTGATGATGAATCATGCCAAACTTTCCATTTTACACTCGTTATATCCATTAAAAAGCTGGATTATGTATAAACATTTCCAGAAATtgtcatgttatcttttcatgGAAGACTTTGCTCAGCTTCTGGATATTCTGACGTTCAGTAGAACATCCAGCTTGAGCAGGATCACATGATTTCACAGGAGAATAATGGCAGCCCACTCTTACAAGGAACAGCCACGAGGCGGGCAGAGGATGGCACCCAGGACGGTGCCATGTGGAACACCGATCCAACTGCACACACTCTCAGGCAGGATAAAACAGCCAGCTTTCCTAAAAATCCAAGCCCTAGAGTTTGAAAATTAGACAAATTTTCTGAAACTTGAATCTGCTGTGTGTCAGACCCAAAGCCAGAAGGTTCCAGGGTTATACTGAAAAAGGTAACACCTTTAGCCTACTGTCCGTTTGCGCCTTCATCAAACTCACTACTTTACACTGTTTCCATTCTTTAAATGTGTTGTTCTGGACACAGCAAAGCCACAATAACAAAGCAAGAACTGTACTAGGTGTTAACTTGCAATTCAACTCCAACTGGAAGCCTGCAAATGGTTTTTTGTGTTGAAAGCAACAATACACCCCTAGCTGCTGCCAacatgtgagtgaatgagtcACTAAAATAAACACAATTATTGAGTCTCCCTAAAAAGCAGCACAACAATAATCTATTTTCCTGCAGAGGGAATGTGTTAGATGGATTTGGGAGAAAAACAGCACAAGAgccactgcccccctccccccccccagacacacaaATTTATATTCACATCCACATGCTGGTTCCTAGTCCGCTTTTTACCAAAAAGCAACCTTACACACACTCAAAGCTTGCTGACTCACGTCCTGCCCTCCAGGAACCAGCAAGTCTCCACACTAGTTTGGACCAGATCAGACTCCCCTAATTGGACAAGGAATAGCAGCTGGTGAATTTCCTCCTGCTTCTACCCAAGAGCTTGTCCCACATGCCTTCTGCTGCTGTTTGATGCATCACCTCCATTCACTCTTACAACATGATATCAACCGCTGGAAACCGGATGGTCTCGGAACAAAACAACAGTGGGCGGGGCAACAAAAGACTCCCTTTCCCAGAATCCACCTCCCAGGACAGGTGCTGCAGAGGGAGCATGCTCCATTTGTAGCATCTCATGTGTCTGTACAGCACGCAGGACTGTTGTAGACAGCATTCCACTGCATACAGTCAGCCTCAAACACAAAGGCCTGTCATAgtcccctttggattctctgcTGCTGGTCTCACTCAGATGCTCAAGGgagttttattttcagaaaaatgtactgagggcagaaggaaaaattattggttcagagggataaccagtcagattgcagaggaggtgggtccaagcaactaaaggaggtgggaccaaccaatcagatgtctagGTTCTACCTCCTTTAGTTCCTTGGACCCagcaatcatttttccttctgccctcacaACATCTTTCTGTAATTAAAACTCCCGCGAGTGTCAGGCACACTGGCgaagatgatgatgaggaaGAGGGAGTCAGGAGAATAGTGAAAGAGATCCCCTATGGTTGAGATTAATTCAGACTCATCTGAGGCCTCCGCAGAGACCTTGGCTCCCCAGCCAATCCAAAGGCCGTGTCACGTGCAAAACTGGCCAGGAAAGGGGCGTCATCCCAGGGAAGCACTCGCATTATCCCACCACAGATTCCCCGGTAAGGTCCCCCTTGAAAAAGCTCACAGCCATCGCCGACATCATGAACACCTACATTCACAAAGACACATTTAAATCCACGAGCCGCAAAAACTGCTTCCTAACGCGTTGTGCGATCGATGCCCTCTCCGGCATACTCCGAAGCCTCAATCAAAAACGTCGACTCCGTGAAACGCAACCACAGAAAAGATACAGTTTTTCGTTCACGTAACTCGATTTGCAGAAATATTTACTTTAATTACCCCGAGATGCATGGCCCAGCTCGAGCCCTGCCGAGGAAACACAAACTGGATAATGTGGTTTCTCTGCAAGCCACGCTGCCATGGAATGTGTAGCAGAGACATGAGAGGGCTTTTAATAAAATTAGAAGGAGTGCTGTGGAGACCACAGGCAGGTCCTAAAGAAGGCTCGCTTTCAGCAAGCAGAGCAGTATTTTAACAGCAGAAGCGAAAAAACAAACCGGCCCTGTCGGAGCCCTCGTTAACATACGCTTGTTCACCAGCCTGAATCACTAGACTCAGTgagtattaaaataaataaaaattttaaatatactaaaatgaaacataaaaaatatacatattttccCCTTCATTGATCATCATCCAGCCAGTTTTGTGGTCCAGCAAGCCGTATCCTCCTTGGTTAACACACCCCTGGCCCTACTGTCTCTCACAAGGGGCTGGACCCACACAGGACAACAGGCCACGCTGTTGCTGGCATCCGCCAACCATTTCGCAAAATTTTATAAAGTTTCCAAATCCCTCCCTAGACTCACGGACCTTCCTATCCTGCGCTGGGTTGTCATTACACTCTATACGTCCAGCAAAGATTGTTTTCTTGTGACGGGGTGAATTAACACCAGCCCAGACCAAATTATCTTCATCTCCATCTTCTTCCATCCCTCCTGTGTCAAGTGCACAACACTGAACATCGCTGCACATACCAGAGGTTTTAACTATAGAGAATGTTCTCATAATCTCTAGGTGACATGAATCAACACGCATGCAATCACCACTTAAACTGCACAATTATCTAATTTCCTAGAATAATATTATTTCCTTGTTAAGTCTCCACACTTCGAATGACCCTTAAATCCCACAATGTCCGTGTGTGTATATTTTCTGCACATCTTAGTATATGCAATAATATTTTTGCTGGCCTGGAGTGCGGAAGAACTTTCTCAGTAAAGACTTCAGAATCCAGCCGAAAGGTAAGACGTTAAATGCCACTAGCTCCTGTTCGACAAGAATTAATTCTGTCTTTGAGGGAAAGAAAGCAAGCGCATGCATTTTGGTATAGACGGTAAGGACACATCCCTATCAATAATGTAGGAGTATCATGCATTTATGGGGGCTGGGGGATTTGGGGccgatttggtccctaccaatgttgCAACCAAACCTATCTTCTTGCAACAAAGCTCAAAAGACCAtgatacaataaaataattacaacaaaaatatttacGGCACATTCTAGAAATACAGACCCTTTTAGGTATCATATTTAAGTAATAACCAATATCTGGAAAGTAGGGACCCCTCCTTAGACCACAGAGATCAGCTCAGGATCACGTTCATGCACTGTCTCAGCTCGCTAGTTAGCCTGGCATTCCATAGATGGGGGGATTTCTGTAAAGGCTGAGTTgtggatgtttttttccccttcataACATTTCCTCCCATTTTAGATCATCCATGTCAGGCTTCACCAGAAAGGTATGAAGCGTTTAAAATCATGGAAACTCATTAGGAATATGGGGGACGATTCAGTAGGACTGACCGGTGAGTTGGTGCCAAGTTATAGTTCAGCACGTGTGGCGTGCAAGACTGCTGCCCCGTCAGTTACACATTTAAAACACAGGAAGTCTGCAGTTGTTTACAAGCGGAAAAGTACACAGAACAACAAACCCGATTACATGGTTGTCACTGCAAGTGCACTAGTCAGTGCAAAATGACACCATATCTTTAATTACTATTCtccggttttttttttttaactggagACGTACGGACGGCTAGTCTGCCCACAGATCCAGGCACTGTGACACTAAGCGACAGAAAGGGCTTGCAAACGACTCGTTTTGTGAGACGCGCGGGCGTGCTCTCATACCATAATGACGGGATGAAATTCCCGCTGTCAACCAAGAGAAGAACTTTCTAGAGTCTTCCAGGAAGTTGCATTTTTTCCCAGAGGAAGGTTTTCCCTGAAATGCATCCCTACACGTATGGCTACCTTAGGCTCCAAACATaaacaaatacatatatactcGAAATAGCGGCACAGTCTATGACAGTGAATAGATATGGCTGCTACAAAAACTGTAAACTGTATGCTTAAATAAAAGCAATACAAAACGTTTCTGCACTAATTTTAATTTCAAGCGGTTTGATGCTGCATCCTTGGCGCAGTTCCACTTTCCGGGTCTTGACCCGATTACCAATCTGTACAAAGTCGATTTTCGTTTAAAAATGTACTAACTGAGATGCTAATTAGTAGCAGCCCAATACGCTTTAATAAATCTACCTATATTATacacaaaacataaataataaataatgcaatgACCCATAGGGTTAGGCTATATTAAGAGCTCTGTCGTCCTTGAATCTTGCTGGACACCACCGTTCAATTTAAATTATTGATAGAATCAATATGCAAATAATTTAAACCTCATGTAAACAGGCACATTTAcctgttttaattaaaagacTCGCACGCGCATACGTAGTTTGACTTGGTATTGTCTCAAGTGAACGATAACGAGTCCCCGAGACGTGTGCTACTTACCTACGTCTGCGCTGCAAAAAGCCTGTTGAGGATGCACGGGTGCGCAGCTACAGGCTTCCGCGATCTCCTCCACCCTCCACAAAAGAAGCACGACTGCG
This genomic window from Paramormyrops kingsleyae isolate MSU_618 chromosome 22, PKINGS_0.4, whole genome shotgun sequence contains:
- the LOC111839614 gene encoding metalloproteinase inhibitor 2-like, with amino-acid sequence MSTFRSVFATAVVLLLWRVEEIAEACSCAPVHPQQAFCSADVVIRAKVVSGKEVNSGNDIYGNPIKRTQYEIKQIKMFKGPDKDIESVLTAPSSSVCGVTLDYSDKKEYLIAGKAEGAGTMHVTLCDFIVPWETLSVTQKKSLIQRYEMGCGCKITRCISLPCTISTPEECLWTDWLMEKTVSGDQAKHYSCIKRSDGSCSWYRGMAPPKTDFLDVEDP